The proteins below come from a single Asanoa ferruginea genomic window:
- a CDS encoding aldo/keto reductase, which translates to MPNASSAGTIDVGGDLTVNRFGYGAMRITGPGIWGPPADKGEAIAVLRRVVDAGINFIDTADSYGPDVSEELIAEALYPYPEDLVIATKGGLLRPGPNMAWPADGRPEHLVEVAEGSLRRLKLDEIPLYQFHRPDPKVPFEDSLGAIVELKNQGKIRHIGLSNVDEEQIRIAQRMTPIVSIQNRYNVDDRASETIVDLCEQESMVFLPWAPIQDLDKNPTIHEIAERHSASARQVVLAWLLGRSPAMLPIPGTGDLAHLEDNLAALDLKLSQAEIASLTRTS; encoded by the coding sequence ATGCCCAACGCCAGCTCCGCGGGGACGATCGACGTCGGCGGGGATCTCACCGTCAACCGGTTCGGTTACGGCGCCATGCGCATCACCGGGCCGGGCATCTGGGGTCCGCCGGCCGACAAGGGCGAAGCCATCGCCGTGCTGCGCCGGGTCGTCGACGCCGGCATCAACTTCATCGACACCGCGGACTCCTACGGCCCCGACGTGAGCGAGGAGCTGATCGCCGAGGCGCTCTACCCGTACCCGGAAGATCTGGTCATCGCCACCAAAGGTGGCCTGCTCCGGCCCGGGCCCAACATGGCCTGGCCGGCCGACGGGCGCCCCGAGCACCTGGTCGAGGTCGCCGAGGGCTCGCTTCGCCGGCTGAAGCTCGACGAGATTCCCCTCTACCAGTTTCACCGGCCCGACCCGAAGGTGCCGTTCGAAGACTCGCTCGGCGCGATCGTCGAGCTGAAGAACCAGGGCAAGATCCGGCATATCGGTCTGTCCAACGTAGACGAAGAGCAGATCCGGATCGCGCAGCGGATGACGCCGATCGTGTCGATCCAGAACCGCTACAACGTCGACGACCGGGCCTCCGAGACCATCGTCGACCTGTGCGAGCAGGAGTCGATGGTGTTCCTGCCGTGGGCGCCGATCCAGGACCTCGACAAGAACCCGACCATCCACGAGATCGCCGAGCGGCACTCCGCCTCGGCCCGCCAGGTGGTGCTCGCCTGGCTGCTCGGGCGGTCGCCGGCGATGCTGCCCATTCCGGGTACGGGTGACCTCGCCCACCTGGAAGACAACCTGGCCGCACTCGACCTGAAGCTCTCCCAGGCCGAGATCGCGAGCCTGACCCGCACGTCCTGA
- a CDS encoding aldo/keto reductase has protein sequence MANASAAGTIDVGGDLTVNRFGFGAMRITGPGIWGPPTNREDAIAVLRRAVENEINFIDTADSYGPNVSEELIAEALYPYPDDLVITTKAGLVRTGPDDGEPDGFWPKDGRPEHIIEACEGSLRRLRLDQIPLFQFHKPDPKVPFEDSMGAVVQLKEQGKIVHVGVSNVTEEEIRVAQRMVPIVSVQNRYNLNDRRPESIVDLCEQEQMVFLPWEPMTGAAENPTVREIAERHDAEPRQVMLAWMLGRSPSILPIAGTSDPAHLDDNLGALDLELTHAEIAAIQKTGG, from the coding sequence CACCGGGCCGGGCATCTGGGGGCCGCCGACCAACCGAGAAGACGCCATCGCGGTCCTGCGTCGGGCCGTCGAGAACGAGATCAACTTTATCGACACGGCCGACTCCTACGGGCCCAACGTGAGTGAAGAGCTGATCGCGGAGGCGCTCTATCCCTACCCGGACGATCTGGTCATCACCACCAAAGCCGGTCTGGTCCGCACTGGTCCCGACGACGGCGAGCCCGACGGGTTCTGGCCCAAAGACGGGCGGCCGGAGCACATCATCGAGGCGTGCGAGGGGTCGCTTCGGCGGCTGAGGCTCGACCAGATCCCGCTCTTCCAGTTTCACAAGCCCGACCCGAAGGTGCCGTTCGAAGACTCGATGGGCGCCGTCGTGCAGCTCAAGGAGCAGGGCAAGATCGTGCATGTCGGTGTGTCCAATGTGACCGAAGAGGAAATCCGGGTCGCGCAGCGGATGGTGCCGATTGTCTCGGTCCAGAACCGTTACAACCTCAACGATCGCCGGCCGGAGTCGATTGTGGACCTGTGCGAGCAGGAGCAGATGGTGTTCCTGCCCTGGGAGCCGATGACCGGAGCCGCCGAGAACCCGACCGTACGCGAGATCGCCGAGCGGCACGACGCCGAACCGCGCCAGGTGATGCTGGCCTGGATGCTCGGGCGGTCGCCGTCGATTCTGCCCATCGCGGGTACGAGTGACCCAGCACACCTTGACGACAACCTCGGCGCGCTCGATCTGGAACTTACGCACGCCGAGATCGCGGCCATCCAGAAGACGGGTGGCTGA